The following are from one region of the Bos mutus isolate GX-2022 chromosome 18, NWIPB_WYAK_1.1, whole genome shotgun sequence genome:
- the LOC102285616 gene encoding craniofacial development protein 2 produces the protein MHRFRPEPAFFQPPQQGQAGAFGPEVLPFITWYVLRLRTRCGAGGSCGVRRHRPRRKSTVPPGALLLYAPAASLWALCDSDMEEFDSKDISTSKDEDCVPLGGECHEDDINELVKEDEVDGEEETQKTKGTKRKAESVLARKRKQGRLSLDQEEEEDASRESGGRIVEKEDAAAEQEKGAESEDARQEEADVLASSVSDAEPKSELPPSTQTKTGEETEETSSSNLVKVEELEKPKKAEEVKLTKSPLAGEEVRFLTQQGRLSGRTSEDEPRRSEGVQHATGEEQRADTNTSSKNEAAGPKWKGQSAVDVSGDESKLRCCKEEYCIGTWNVRSMNPGKLDVVKQEMERINIDILGISELKWTGMGELNSDDHYIYYCGQQSLRRNGVALIVNKRVRNAIIGCNLKNDRMISVRFQGKPFNLTVIQVYAPTPYAEEGEVYRFYEDLQHLLEITPKIDVLFIIGDWNAKVGSQEIPGITGRFGLGMQNEAGRRLIEFCHHNRLVITNTLFQQPSRRLYTWTSPDGRYRDQIDYIICRQRWRSSVQSAKTRPGADCGSDHKLLIAKFRLKLKIIPKTTRPFRVTNEEDATNEEAKSVLKQNEKEKPEANVPSTVSSVPGGSGMTKEVGETSQEAKSVFKQDEKDKPQANVPSAVPSLPAGSGPEKCDLEKKKDCNN, from the exons ATGCACCGCTTCAGGCCGGAGCCCGCGTTCTTCCAACCGCCCCAGCAGGGTCAAGCCGGAGCCTTTGGCCCGGAAGTATTGCCTTTCATCACGTGGTACGTTCTGCGCCTGCGCACACGCTGCGGGGCTGGGGGGAGTTGCGGAGTCAGGCGCCATCGACCACGCCGCAAGTCTACGGTCCCTCCTGGAGCTTTGCTGTTGTACGCCCCTGCTGCGTCCCTGTGGGCTTTGTGCGACAGCGACATGGAGGAATTCGACTCCAAAGACATTTCCACTTCGAAGGACGAGGACTGCGTGCCGTTGG GTGGAGAATGTCATGAAGATGATATAAATGAATTAGTGAAGGAAGATGAAGTGGATGGTGAAGAGGAGACACAGAAAACCAAAGGGACAAAAAGAAAGGCTGAGAGCGTTCTGGCCAG GAAGAGAAAACAAGGTCGCCTCTCACTGgaccaagaggaggaggaggatgccaGCAGGGAATCTGGAGGGAGGATTGTTGAGAAGGAAGATGCAGCTGCAGAGCAGGAAAAAGGCGCCGAGTCAGAGGATGCCAGGCAAGAGGAGGCTGACGTGCTGGCCAGCTCCGTCAGTGACGCAGAACCAAAATCAGAACTGCCTCCGAGTACACAAACCAAA ACAGGagaggagactgaagagacaAGTTCAAGTAATTTGGTCAAAGTGGAAGAGCTAGAGAAACCTAAAAAAGCAGAAGAAGTTAAACTCACCAAATCACCTCTTGCTGGTGAAGAAGTCAG GTTTCTTACACAGCAGGGAAGGCTGTCTGGCAGGACATCGGAAGATGAGCCCCGCAGGTCAGAAGGTGttcaacatgctactggagaagagcagagggcCGATACTAATACCTCCAGTAAGAATGAagcggctgggccaaagtggaaaggaCAGTCAGCTGTCGATGTGTCTGGTGACGAAAGTAAactccgatgctgtaaagaagaatactgcataggaacctggaatgttagatctaTGAATCctggtaaattggatgtggtgaagcaggagatggaaagaataaacatcgacatcttaggaatcagtgaactaaaatggacaggaatgggcgaattgaattcagatgaccattatatctattactgtgggcaacaatcccttagaagaaatggagtcgctctcatagtcaacaaaagagtccgaaatgcaataattgggtgcaatctgaaaaacgacaggatgatttcagttcgtttccaaggcaaaccattcaacctcacagtaatccaagtctatgccccaactccttatgctgaagaaggtgaagtttaccggttctatgaagacctacaacaccttctggAAATAACACcgaaaatagatgtccttttcatcataggggattggaatgcaaaagtgggaagtcaagagatacctggaataacaggcaggtttggccttggaatgcaaaatgaagcagggcgaaggctaatagagttttgtcaccACAACAggctggtcataacaaacacccttttccaacaacctaGTAGacgtctctacacatggacatcaccagatggtcgataccgagatcagattgattatattatttgtcgccaaagatggagaagctctgtacagtcagcaaaaacaagacctggagctgactgtggctcagatcataagctccttattgcaaagttcaggcttaagttgaagaTAATACCAAAAACGACtcggccattcag AGTGACTAATGAAGAGGATGCCACAAATGAAGAAGCAAAATCCGTCTTAAagcagaatgagaaagaaaaacctgAGGCTAACGTTCCTTCAACTGTGTCCTCAGTTCCTGGTGGGTCAGG CATGACTAAGGAAGTGGGTGAAACATCTCAAGAAGCGAAATCTGTGTTCAAGCAAGATGAGAAAGACAAACCTCAAGCTAATGTCCCCTCAGCGGTGCCATCACTTCCTGCTGGGTCAGG gcCTGAAAAATGTGaccttgaaaagaaaaaggattgCAACAATTAA